Proteins encoded by one window of Bombus affinis isolate iyBomAffi1 unplaced genomic scaffold, iyBomAffi1.2 ctg00001021.1, whole genome shotgun sequence:
- the LOC126928502 gene encoding neuropeptide CCHamide-1 receptor-like, giving the protein MAMNSNVTNLVQESVFVPYMHRPETYIVSGLFLIILIVGVFGNGMMMITLGADSTARNTSTVYMFSLALGDILVILTSVPLTSVIFTFDSWPWGQTVCKLSECVKDISVGVSVFTLTALSAERYYAVVNPLRRHVAGMKAVPLALLIACLIWVLAIVLSMPAALFSDVMDIDITTNSSIHICNPFPVELGASYRRGVVLFKFLAYYIIPLLIISVFYFQIVRHLQLSTRNMPCELSPMQRLEQIRSRRKVGKMVISIVLIFFICFLPYHIFMIWFHFFASTLNDYNKYWHIFRIIGFVMTFINSCVNPLVLYFASTTFRVRCQHSEYFVKNQEPFPSRVDLC; this is encoded by the exons aTGGCCATGAATTCGAATGTGACGAATTTGGTCCAGGAGAGTGTTTTCGTTCCATACATGCATCGCCCAGAAACGTACATTGTATCAGGATTATTCTTAATAATCCTGATAGTGGGTGTATTTGGAAATGGAATGATGATGATTACGTTGGGTGCGGATTCCACTGCAAGAAATACATCCACTGTCTACATGTTTTCGTTGGCTCTGGGCGATATTTTG GTGATCCTAACGAGTGTACCACTCACGTCTGTTATATTCACATTCGATTCATGGCCGTGGGGACAGACAGTTTGCAAATTATCGGAGTGCGTCAAGGATATTTCAGTCGGTGTCTCAGTTTTCACTCTGACCGCGTTATCAGCCGAGAG GTACTACGCGGTTGTAAATCCTCTTCGGCGCCATGTAGCCGGGATGAAAGCAGTACCATTGGCGCTACTAATAGCTTGCCTTATTTGGGTGCTGGCGATTGTTTTGTCGATGCCTGCTGCTCTCTTCTCTGACGTGATGGACATCGACATAACAACTAACTCCAGCATCCACATCTGTAACCCTTTCCCCGTGGAATTGG GGGCAAGCTATAGGAGAGGGGTGGTGCTGTTCAAGTTCCTGGCTTATTACATCATTCCTCTACTCATCATAtcagtattttattttcaaattgttcGACATCTTCAACTATCCACCAGAAATATGCCCTGCGAATTATCTCCAATGCAGCGGCTGGAGCAAATTCGATCACGCAGAAAG GTTGGAAAAATGGTGATCTCCATCGTCCTAATCTTCTTCATCTGCTTCCTGCCGTATCACATCTTTATGATTTGGTTTCACTTTTTCGCATCAACGCTGAATGACTACAATAAATATTGGCATATCTTCAGGATTATTGGTTTTGTCATGACCTTCATCAACAGCTGCGTCAATCCTTTGGTTCTATATTTTGCCAGCACAACATTTCGCGTGAG ATGTCAACACAgcgaatattttgttaaaaatcaaGAACCATTCCCAAGTAGAGTAGATCTATGTTGA
- the LOC126928504 gene encoding uncharacterized protein LOC126928504, with the protein MKRYSSAPCLADGNNDSKKAKPMKEPNAREYLQLALARILELQREIKEGTYTTDYTSDLGNIKNNNSLKLVYKPESICNSFRASEIQDRMLRSLDLHLASKQRDYTAKLMRSGI; encoded by the exons ATGAAAAGATATTCGTCG GCTCCGTGCTTGGCAGATGGAAACAACGACAGCAAGAAGGCCAAACCGATGAAG GAGCCGAATGCCAGAGAGTATCTGCAGTTGGCGCTGGCCAGAATCTTGGAACTGCAACGAGAGATCAAAGAGGGAACGTACACAACGGACTATACCAGCGATCTCggtaacatta aaaataataattctttaaaattggtTTACAAACCGGAATCGATATGTAACAGTTTTCGTGCCTCAGAGATTCAAGACAGAATGCTGAGAAGCTTGGACCTCCATTTGGCGAGTAAACAAAGAGATTATACTGCCAAATTGATGAGGTCGGGCATTTAA